Genomic segment of Candidatus Eremiobacterota bacterium:
TGAAAACAAGGGAAGACCTGCATAAGATATTCTCCCGCATCGACGGCTACCGTGAAGATGTGATAACAATGCAGCGCGAGCTGACGGCCATTCCTGCACTTGCCCCCTCGAGCGGAGGCGAAGGGGAATGGAAAAAGGCTCTTAAGGTAAAGGAGTATATGGAGAAGGTGGGCTACGATGAGCATTATGAGCTCAACGCCCCCGATGAAAGCATTCCGGAGAGAAAGACAAGGCCCAACCATGTGTACCTTGTCAAGGGCAGAGAGGGCGGTAAAACCATCTGGATTATGAGCCACCTGGACATTGTCCCCCCGGGAGAGCGGAAGCTCTGGGAGAGCGATCCCTACGTGACGAGGATCGACGGCGACACAATATACGGCCGCGGTGTCGAGGACAACCAGCAGGGCCTGGTCTCCTCGATACTCGTGCTGAAAGCCTTGAAAGAAGAAGGAATAAAACCTGCCCACAACGTGGCGCTCCTTGTCATCTCTGACGAGGAGACGGGAAATACCCTGGGAATCCAGCATATCCTGAAAGTGAAGCCCGACATCTTCGGGAGCGGCGACCTGGTCTTCGTGCCGGACTCGGGAAGCGAGGAAGGCACAGATATGGAGGTCGCCGAAAAGTCCATTCTCTGGGTGAAAGTGACCACCAAGGGCAAGCAGTCCCACGCGAGCAGGCCTCACACGGGAATTAACGCCTTCAAGGCCGCCTCCCACCTTGTGGTGAAGTGTGAAGGGCTCTACAATGATTTTGCCGGCAAGGATCCGATATTTGACCCGCCGGGAAGCACTTTTGAGCCCACGAAGAAAGAGGCCAATGTGCCCAACGTGAACTCCATCCCCGGGGAAGACGTGTTCTACCTGGACTGCCGCATCCTTCCCCCAGTGGACCTCAAGGCCGTGAAAGCCAGGATTGAGGGCTATGCAAAAGAGATAGAGCAGGCTTTTGGGGTGACCATCCTTGTTGAATACGTGCAGGAGCAGAAGGCGGCGCCGGCCACGAGCCCCGATTCGCCGGTGGTGAAAGCCCTCTCCGCGGCGATAAGAGAAGTGTATGGAGCGGAGCCGAAGGCAATCGGCATAGGGGGAGGCACCGTGGCTGCCTATGTGAGAAAGGCAGGTCTGCCGGCCGTGGTATGGGCCCGCATCAATGAGACGGCCCACCAACCGAACGAGCACTGCAGCATCGGGAACGTGCTGGGCGACGCAAAGGTCTTCGCCCACGTGTGCCTGTCTGAGTGACGCTCTCAGAACATCCAAGGAGGAACATATGGAAAACAAAGAATTCAAGCCTTATGTGAGCGCTGACACTTCGATGAAGGAATTTACCCTTCCGGCGCTGGTCATAGGGTTGATCATGTCGGTGGTTCTCGGCGCGGCTAATGCCTACCTGGGCCTCAAGGCCGGTATGACCATTGCAGCCACATACCCTGCAGCCGTAATAGGCATGGCGCTCCTTAGGCTCTTCAGGGGATCGATTCTGGAGGAGAACATCACAAGGACCGTGGGCTCAATCGGTGAGTCAGTGGCCGCCGGCGCCATATTCACCCTTCCAGCTTTCATCATAGCGAAGATATGGACCGGTCTCAACTACTGGGAATG
This window contains:
- a CDS encoding M20 family metallo-hydrolase; this encodes MKTREDLHKIFSRIDGYREDVITMQRELTAIPALAPSSGGEGEWKKALKVKEYMEKVGYDEHYELNAPDESIPERKTRPNHVYLVKGREGGKTIWIMSHLDIVPPGERKLWESDPYVTRIDGDTIYGRGVEDNQQGLVSSILVLKALKEEGIKPAHNVALLVISDEETGNTLGIQHILKVKPDIFGSGDLVFVPDSGSEEGTDMEVAEKSILWVKVTTKGKQSHASRPHTGINAFKAASHLVVKCEGLYNDFAGKDPIFDPPGSTFEPTKKEANVPNVNSIPGEDVFYLDCRILPPVDLKAVKARIEGYAKEIEQAFGVTILVEYVQEQKAAPATSPDSPVVKALSAAIREVYGAEPKAIGIGGGTVAAYVRKAGLPAVVWARINETAHQPNEHCSIGNVLGDAKVFAHVCLSE